In Acanthopagrus latus isolate v.2019 chromosome 23, fAcaLat1.1, whole genome shotgun sequence, the genomic window GCACCGGCTCCATCCTGCAAACCCACGTtcgttttttcatttttgggagCTGGCAAGATACCACGAGTAAATATCTGCACTAACAGGAGAGTGCTGCATATTTTCCCTGTAATTGTTTGCTTTATACTGTTATCTTAGGTACTGGTGTGGTATGTAATCcataaaatactgtaaaaaaaaaaaggaatgtaaaaaaaaaaaaggtgaagaaaaaacatccagcTGCACAGAAAATATTACGCAACACGGCTGAATAATTAATGTCTATAGATTTATTGTGACTGTGACAAGTTTATCAGCCAGCTGACTCTTCTGTTCTCCTGCATTCTTTGCACATGAAGTGATCATCCAGTAGCAAAGGGAAGCATGTTGTGCTGATATCCTGATCTACAATATTTCATCATTACTTTTTATCTATAGGTGATGATAAAAGAAAGTGTGTACGGCAGAAATGAAGTTGGAGTTTTCCATTATATTGGCTCTGGTAAACTTGCTGAACATTTTACAACTCTGAAATAAATCCTGATGTTTTGCTGTAGCTCTGATGCCATACGGGAGGAGCTCTGTTTCATAACCGGTCCAGTGTAAGCTtagataatatatatatattttacctATATCTATATCAGACACATGTGGCATGTATATTTAGGGAATTTCAgataacactttaaaataaacatcattgatatacagtacatttaaagTTTATTAAACTTGAGTTAAAAGTCATTTTCGAGAGTGTTACAGTGTGCAACTGCATTgagcaactgttttttttaaaggcttcaACTGATGGTAATAATATTTTGGAAACATTTATAAGCATTTTTTTGATGGCCACTAAAACTTGCAACTGGTGTTCATGAACTTTAATCAACTATAAATTTAATGTTTAGTTATCATGTTAATCATAGTGTAACCCAAATATTCATGTTGTTGGTGATCTTGTCCTCACGCTTGGCTGTTATGTCTCTTTCATTACAGGGTGAGCTCCTGTGTAACAAAAGTCTATCTGTCATCGTCTAAAATGGATGGAACGGGAGAATACGCGTGcacaattttttgtttttaattcaattaaatgataaattgGCCAAACCCGGCCTGGGTGGCAGTGATGTTATCataataaaatatgtttacCCATGGTAACGGACATGCTGCTGTGATTGGGACGCGGCGGCACTCGTGAGCAGAGTGTCTACGTGGCATTAAGCCAGTGTTGCGTAGAAAGATGTCACAGGGGGTGATGCGTGTTACTGCAGTTTCCACATTGAATTTCCTTGTGAAATGAAACCATTTTTGCAAGAAGTTTCCAGAAACTTAAGCGTGTGAATATCCTCAGAAAATCATGACAGCGTTGATGCAAAACGTTTTATTTGGAACTGGCTCTCAACGGTTCCACTCCTTGATTGCCGACACTAGCTCCTGTATAAACACGCCGTGAGGTGGATTCCAGATCTGATAAATGCGTGTATGATTTGTTTTATGCTGCCTTTAGCAAATAGACTATAATTCACTGCTGCGATTCTTCCCTGTGTACCCAGTGTGAGAGTTAACTCAAATCTGGGTTCTGAAGAAACAGTTACTGTGGTTTACCCAACTCCTATTATCCAGAGTGCAAACAAGATACACCCTCACCGTAGACTGTATCCCTCACTTTAATCGCATCTTCTTTGTGTTGGTCATTATCTCTTTCTGCAGTTAATGTTTCCCTGTGTTTGTTCTTACTTGGTCTGTAATCACTTTAAcgcaaaatgaagaaaacatgcCCGACTGGTTCTCTACTGGGGTTCCTGTCAGACCtcctggaaaaaataaaataatagagCCCAGGACCATGCACTGTTCCATAAAATCTCTGACACAAGGTGAAATGTGCTAATTAGAGGGCGAGCAGATGGAGGAAATGAACGTAGCTGCCTACTCAGGCGACCGCGAGCGCACCTTTTACTTTACGGCTTAGATTTTAATTATCATAGCTGCAAAGACAGCTAACCCTTGGCTTCAATATTGCATAATTCCCATTTTTGCTCCGGTctgatttcacatttcttcacaCTATCCTGACGCACAGTGCGCTCTCTCCAAGAACGAGTGGTCTGCTCAAAGACACTTTCTTTGATTTCTATCCTTGTTTGACCCTCGGAGGTATCAAAGGGTGTATTCGCAGAGAGGAACCTAAAAACTCCCCCCCGCCCACAGTCTGGGAAGACGGCCAATGCATCTGGTTTGCTGGCTATCTACACCCAATGTCccatctccctctgtcacaacacaaaaagtAAGCAAATAGTTTTTAATGTTAGCTCGGAAGCATATGGCTGCTTTCACTCCTGGATTTGATCGTCCGCGGATAGAAGGTGGTGTCTTAATCTCTCCAGCTCTGGGTGGACTGCTTTGGCAAGTGCGTGAGCAAAGTATTCCTAGTTTGAAACTAATGAGGAACTGTGGTGTTTTATCTGTCTCCTCTTGTAATTGCATGACCTGTGGTTGCATATAAATAGCCTCATTAGTATTTTATATGGTCATTGGAGTCTTAATCCGTCCTTATCTGTCCTCCAAGACTGACTGAAGAGCTGAATCCAGGGAAAGTTTCTCATTTCAGAGCCATAATTTGCAACTTTGGATCTTATCTGCCACCGTAAAGACAGTTAGCTGAGGGGTTTAAGTTAATGCCGAGCATGTGCTTTTACTGCTAAAAGGAGGATTTACCACGGTGATGCTTGTCAATCAATCCCCATTCCTCAAATTCCTTATGGTTGTAGGGTCTTTGTGAAGGAATGTGgagtttcaacatgttttttgaggaacaaaaaaaaagaggagtgggatactgatatttctttttgataAATTGCTGCAGCTTATCCTGTCGAAAGGAAAAATATACTGATGGCTAGTGTATAAGTTTATTACGCCTTGCATTTTCACTAACCTTGCTCTCAACTTTCACCTCCTGCAATTGCAAAGGATTACAAAGGTGTGCCACGTCAGGTGGTGAATCTCGTCACACTTCAAGACAATCAAAGGCTTTCAGCCAACAAAACAACGGCAATTTAGACAGCCGTGGGAATCCTCCGACGTGATTGAGCGCTCACTGTAAAAAGTTCAAATGACAAGGACTCAGCACCTGCACTGACTGACATTGTAAAAACTCCCTCATTCCTTCATTCCTGGGGAGGAGGTGGGACGTTTTTTTAAGATCCGGCTGCCATCGACAGAGGTCATGCTGCTGTAGGTTGCCCGGCCTTTTTCGCAGGCATTCAGAACATGACCTGCTCCAGGGGAGGAAGCACTTTGAGTGCCAAAAATGTCCAACTGATGGATTATAATGTTTATCCTCTGCTTCTACTATTTGATAAATGGTATTAAGAGAAAGGTGGAGAGGTGAGCATATaacatggaaaaatgaaaatgactgacTGTGTTTCTTTGAGCAGACTGGAAACTTGTAAAGTCAAGAAGATGGTAAAAACGTAGCATTCAGAGGGAGGATAATCCCACTATTTGACCTAAGATGGTTAATTAGATAAAAGTTCCCTCAAGCGGAGAAAAGAGATTTAAGAATCTTTGATGTTATCACAATGTGAGGTCGACGGGCTGAGCAGGAACTCGTGGGCGGGGCCAGTGAGGGAGAGCCAGGAAGTAAACAGGGTagctgaaaaacttttttttgctgtatgaTGCTGGCATGCAATTAGTCTGAATGGGTGCCATCTTTGAGTCTGTCATCTAGTACAGCAGCTTTGATCTTCAGGGTGTGTTTCATGACATGAGCAGGTGCTGATCAGCTGAGCATGCAGTAGGGTCACATTGTaccacacacaaatgtaaaaatgcattcCTACCTTACATAAGATAATGAAATCCAGAGATGTTTTTACATTACAAAGTCTGGTTGATCCAGTCACAATCCTACAGATGACTAGATACAGAACATATGAAGTCCAGTATGATATCATGAATGTatgattgttttaattgtgttgttttcaatTGTAACGTTTGTCCCACGTTCATCTCTTAACCTTTAACCTTTTATCCTCCTGTAAAACATTTAGTAACAAAGGTTTTGAAAGGTGCTCCATAAAAACAATCTCACTAACTTACTTACTATATAGCAGACTGTGAAGCACATAGCTTTCCTCATAAAACACATATTAAACTGGTAGAATATCAGACATACAAATGCATTTGATCATTTCCGacaatgtcaacaaaaaatGGAACATTTTTGAACTTCATGAAGGCAGACGCATTGGCTGAGCTGTTGCACTGAAACTGCATTAGACCTTACAGGCGTGTCCAACTAGGTGGTCGCAGCATTTGTCACCTTTGGCCCCGCGCATTCCAATGCACATCCTCCAGACCCTGACCCGCACTGAGAACAGTTCAAAcgcaaagagagaaaaagaaaaaatacctGAGAAGTACAGCCACCCCAGCGTCTTCGCAGTTCTCGTAGACCTTCGCCCAGGAGTCCTGGATCAACACCTTCTCCCTCTCGTTCAGAGGACTCGGTCGCTCCAGGTGATtcagctctccctctccctgcatCCTCTCAGTCTGGGGGAACACAGTTGTGCGGCGCTGAGCACGTGCAGAAGGCAGGGCTCTGATGAGAGTAACACCCCTgcctcaaaaacaaacactgtatttcTACCgctctttctcttgtttttgccGTTTCTCTTggcgagagagggagaaatcCCTTCCCCCCCGTATTTTCCCGGCGAACGCTGTCTGAATCTCTGCTGAGCAAGAGTGTGAGTGAGGAAcaggctgaaaaaacacaagaaaacacacgcAGCGCACAAGGAGGAGCCTCTGTACTCTCTCCTTTATActctcccttcccttcccttccctccctctctccctccccctctctcgctatctctctctctctctctctctgtctctgtctctttctttctccctttacCTCTCACCTTTGTAGGTGGtgtttgatgaaaacataacgAGATGAGTAAAACAAATCCTTAAGTCTGTGTGCGGTGTGTGAGCATTGGATGCGATGTGCGATTATGACGTCAAAATAAGATAAAGGAACTCGCTCTGACCTTTTTTCCTCCGCCGTCACTATCCCAGACCATCCAGGAGATTAACCTGTAATGATACTGAGCTTCTCGCAAAGCCCCGCCGAtgtaagtgttaaaaaaaacccactgaaaATTAAACGGCTTGACGTCCATCAGAGAAATCAGGCCAACCTGTATCCAACcagatcagtgtgttttctgtccattttcttttctttttttttctacatttttcattCCATGCACACACCCTCAAGAGACTCACATGGCTCTCACTTTGCACTTAAACATTTTCCACCTTTGTTGTGGCAGAGGTTATCAGCTGGAGGTCTTATCGCGCTGATGTTGTCACAGCTGAGAACTTGAGAATGTTGGGACTCAAGTTTCCCATTTGGCTGATGGACCTGAAAAGGGGCCAATTAGCCGAGAATGCGTGGTAGCCTAgagtaaaaaaagtaaaaaaaaaacaaaaaacaaaacaaaacaaaaaagacaatggCACGTTGTTATAAAGGTTAAGATTGATGTGACGTTTACTGTCCGACCGGGGGAGGGACAATGGAGAGCAGGTGCCACAAGTTAATCATTGACAGAGTCCTAAgttggtgagaaaaaaacaaacaaactgtgcttAAGTTAACTGCATCTCCCATTTCCGGGATTGCTCTGTCTCAAATATCTCCAAAAATTAGCCTTTGTTGGCACTTATATCACGTTCCTCAGTAGCAGGGTGACAGTCAGTAGATCTACCAAGCTGATCAGATTGTAAATATTTGAACGCTGATCAACTGTGAAGACGCAAGAGTTTATCGTGTTGCAGAGGTTAATGACTGGATCAGGAAAGGTCAGACTAGGTTGTACGGGCTCAGTCAAACAAGGAAAATTGATCAATGGCCGTCGTTCAacataattgtatttttctacAAAGGACAGTAGATGCAGTTTGCTTGATGATTATTTCTgccacccacacccacacaaatCCACTCCGTCTTCGTACCTTCAACCCCCTTTCCTCAGACAAACAAAGATCTTGTGATCTCGTCATATTAAATCCTAAGACATATATACTCAGTGGATCCAAGGCTAATGAGTAATGACACCTAGTGGACAGCTGGAGTAACACTGCTCCTGTCAGAAACGCAACGTTTGAGATGAATGAAATGAGGGCAGTTTATGTAAATTATTTAAAGCAAAAGTCACTTTTCAATTATCTATGAGAAGGACCCCCTCTGTCAAACAGGAGGCAAAGTCACGCAAGTCACATTTGTTTCTTCGCTGATGGAAAGGTGATTGAAGTTTTGCAATTTCTCACAAAGTATTTCtagagctttacagcaaaaaagTGTTGTGGCATCTTCCTAAACAACTGTAGTAAACTGGGActttttaagaagaaaaaacgtaaaggggcactgtgtagttttggagtaGAGGTTCAAACTCAGAATCGTattatttgcaatattaatgaggtaataatcctaactcataaatatttatttcattgtaaactgaataaacaagctgctctcagaggaaaataaggtcaccagaacactgtttgtagctaggaaggtggcagggtccgccaaatgtaaacaagttAAAACCAGTACGAAACTAgggttgtcctttaagatcagttccatccatccatccattgtctgcaACCGCTTTAgcccttttatggggtcgcaaggtttttttgctggagcaaatcccagctgtctcttgGACAATtcgccagctcattgcagggtaaggtcagtttgtttattcaaaatcagaagatctttctcttctgattaaattctcttctccaaaactagattgtgcacctttaataacacccttagcttagcagctacagtgaataCTTCAGCTCCAAAAGGGGTATAAATAAGGGGATCTAGGATCTCCTGGCTGTTGGGGACTTGGATTACATTGGACCAGCTATATGAAGCCATttaactctttctttctttttttttttaacattgtaaaACAAGTcaccatctacttcagttgttcagttgttgcttcagtgctgttttgcaacattcctgattttttttttttttttttactacggAACCTCACCCAatttttccatcagcatgaagcAGAAACAATGTATGCATTAGTGTCCGACCGATAGGGTTTTTTGTCCCGATAACGATAGCCGATATTAGAGGGGGTGCAATCACCGATAGCCGATATGCAACTGATATAGTGAGTTTTTgagctggaatgaaaacaggccTTGGATCGTGCATAGATTTTGCACCGATATGATTATGCAATAGTACAGTCACACTGACAGTAGTACAGACAGATGCTTTCTTAAACCAATGTCTTCATTCaagacttttaacatttaacagactttttttaaaatgacatttaacatttgaacttgTTCAGGCAAGCTCAGAAAAAGTGCAGattggcacacaaacaaaataaaataaataatgtagcagaactttcaataaataaataaaaataaataaacaaatctaaataaacaacatgctgtcagtcagtgtctgAGGGACACTGAAATGTGAGCTGAGCCAAAGTCTCCGGTTGGATTTCTATTGGTGCAACATTTCACCGATACAATAGAACCCTCGATAGAAATTGGGCTGTTCTATCGGCCGATATATCGGATGTCGATAATCGGTCGGTCACTGATatgcattttcactttttcatcagTAAATTTCAATTTGTAGAATGGTCTAGTAGATGAAAGCCCTTTTAAAGCTAATTGACTGTTCAGTCATACAGGCACATCTGTGTTGATCTTGATTAAAAGAATATCAAGCATCAACATATGTTTCACAATTATGTATTAAATTAcgcctgcttcttcttcttctcttttaaaACCAGAAATCCTCAACGGAACTCAACCAAAACCGCAAAGCATAGCTGGCAATTTTGACCCTAAGCGGACTCCGTTGTTGTCACTTGTTAGGCTGCAGCACTACCTAAGTGACAGGTATCATCCGTTAGCTCCCCAACAATCCGACAAATACGCAGAATACCGACAGTAACTAATGTTTACTCAGTAGGCATGCTGAAGTTGAGTTTATGTATCGCACACTGAACGTCTTGTCGTGTAACTAGCACACCTAGCTGGTTGGTCTGCAGCAGTAGGCACGGAGCTAGGTTAGCTAGCTTGTCAGCTAACGTCGCAAGAGGGGAGAACGGAAACAAACGCGGCGGTCGGTTGAGCGTAAAGTGCTGCCGTGTCAGTGTCGGGggaaataataattcaaaaaaagaCCACGAGGAGTGCCAGAATGAACGTCCCTAAAAGTGGTTACCGTGTGTTTTCCGCTAACTCGTCCGCAGCGTGCACAGAACTGGCCAAGAAGATAACAGAGTAAGCGAAGTGTTGtggaaaactaaacaaaaagcTGTTGTTCTCCTCCTCACAAGGCCGAGACACGCATGAATAATACTCAGCCGTAAACTATATTAGACCagtaacctttttttaaatacagcacTGACCACTACGACGGACAGTGTTAGATGAGTTGGTTACTGTGTAACATGAGACAGTCATTTGTTGAAGAGCACCATCTCTTTCTGCCAACAAGAGTGTCTgatcatgaatgaatgaatgaatgaatgaatgaaggatgGATGTGCATAATCTCTAATGCTGGTTTGTCACTTAGACAGCATTGGACAGGATAGTGTCATCATTAACATTCACCTCTCAGTTGTCTACTTACTAGCTGTgcttttgtgcttgtgttttccaGGCGGCTGGGAGTTGAACTGGGGAAGTCTGTGGTCTTTCAGGAGTCTAACAGAGGTGAGTGATTGGTTGATATTCTATACTAGAAAGGCGActacctctgccaaggcccagtagtcccctttaattcaatcaagcctaatcaaTAGCAAACTCACAGCCCTGCATCTCTCTAAATGACAAACCGCATCAAACTGCATATCAGATTGGACTCACTCACAGACAACAGCAACCTAAAtatgtcagatgtttttttcatcaagatccatgcattattccctgtgAAATGAACGAAAATATTGATGAAGGCCCCACCTCACAATGTTCAAGCAAGTGGGAAAAATATCTGGATCTGCACTAAAGGTTAATGGGGTCTACTCTGGTCTGAGACCCAtcttccatccatcctttcATTGGAATTTGTTCAGTATCTTTTGTGTGATCAGATATTGacaaccaacaaacaagcaaatggacatgatggaaaacaaacatgtcaggcTATTTTCAGCCCACTAGGCATGATGGGATGATTTGAAAATGCCATGATGATATTGGCCAAACTTACTGGAATAACTTTACCTTTGCATCATGtttggagacaaatatttttattgcatcagAGACAGGACACATCTTTTTCTAGTTCATAGTCATAGAGATGGGAGTGCTAATGGGAGCAGACAGATTGCAGGGCAGATTCCTTCTTCTTCATGCTTTACATAGTATTTCCAGACAtttgattggattttttttgtggggATACAATGTGCGAGCCTACCAAATAAGAAAGTGTCAAAATAAAGAAGCAGATTTACTAAATCCACTGATTATGTTCTAATTTTCGTCTCTGAAATAGAAACTAGAGTGGATGTTAAAGAATCCGTGCGTGGACaaaccatcttcatcatccagACTATACCACGGTGAGTAAGGCGAGGCATGTCATTTGCATTGCTGCAGAGACTTGTTTCACATTCTTTCAGGTAATCACAGACCCGTGTTCatttttactgtctttttgtGACCAGAGATGTCAACACAGCCATCATGGAGCTGCTGGTTATGGCCTACGCCCTCAAGACATCTTGTGCAAAGAACATCATTGGCGTTATTCCTTACTTTCCTTACAGCAAACAgtgcaagatgagaaagagaggCTCGATAGTGAGCAAGTTGTTAGCTTCGATGTTAGCTAAAGCAGGTAAAGAAAAAACTAATGGTTGTGAACCTTTGAATTGTTAAGTCTCTTTTTCCTTCGGTAATAACATTACAATAAAATACTTGTCTATCTTTCTGCTCTAAAGGATTAACACACATCATCACCATGGACTTGCATCAGAAAGAGATCCAGGGCTTCTTCAGTTTTCCAGTGGACAACTTGCGTGCCTCCCCTTTCTTGATTCAGTACATCCAAGAAGAGgtcataattacattttaatgtctaCTCTGGGTTAAACACTGTTGGTAACCCAGcctctttaaaacaaatcagtcgGTCAGTGTGATGTATGAAACACTGACTTCTTTTTCCCTTCGTCTTGTCAGATTCCTGATTACAGAAATGCCATCATTGTTGCAAAGTCCCCAGCAGCAGCTAAGAGGTAACGGATAGATAGAAAACACCCCAGAAAGAAACCCCTTCCAGATATGAAATGgtcttgaaataaaacattgcaTTGCCTCATAACTATCCAATCAATCTTATCCAATCGAtacgtttatttttttccccctccaggGCTCAGTCTTATGCAGAACGCCTGCGTTTGGGTCTGGCTGTGATTCACGGCGAGGCTCAGTGTTCAGAGTCTGACATGGCCGATGGAAGACACTCCCCACCGTGTGTACGCAACACCACTGGACACACAGGGCTGGAACTTCCTTGTAAGAACACTTATTTTTGTCGAGCGCTGTTGACATTTTCAGGTTGTCTTTGCGTTAGACTTGTAGGTCCAAAGCTTGATAGATTTttaactgaaaagaaaacattatcCTGCTCACTGTTTCTCATAGTTAGGTGCCTTTTTTATTGTCACACCATTAATTAATTCGGCAAGAAATTTCTTATAATTTCTGCTAGTTTAGCTAGTTCTTATTTGTGCTAACCTGTTTTTGAGCCATagtttctgctgtttctcactCATGCCATCAGCCATACTCGAAGaaactgatttttgttttctgcatgttttaattCCAAAAAATACACTACTTCTACTCATGCTGCATCCTCCACAAGCTGCAAGTCCTTACTTACAAAAAGTGACATGCTCAATAATCATAGAATCATAGTCGCTGTTTCTTGGcactttgattttgaaatatttatttttgggaGAAATACTAACGTGACTCTGGCATTTAGTTTTTAACATATTCACAGTGTTAACTCCTGGTAAGGCcattaaataataatatcaaatgATTGTGTCATTGGCAAATGATTCCGAAGTATTTGCGTCCAGTATTCACTTTATgatttacaaaaaatatttatattcttaCTTGTGTTTCTATTCTCACCCTTGACTTAAAAAATCCTCCTTTGGAACGATAATCGCTTCTACCATAAGAAGATGTGCATTTTAACACACTGAGTCTGATTTATTGACtggtttttataaaaaaaatgttatctctGCCAATCGAGCGAGAGGATTTTCCAAGTCTTGGCATCATGTGTTTTGTCATGTCAaatatttgtgcatttgtgttaacgtggtgtttatttgttggtAATAGCAGGCAAACAACAAGCTCCGTTCCCTGGCATAGAGCTCCCAAGTACGACCGTAAACATGAACTTACATCTGACTATAAAATGATTTCCTCTTCAAATGGTTCCTCAAATCGTGCATGTGTAGACGAAGGGTTTGTGTTGCATCTTGTGAAAATACAGTCTGGATTCAGGAGGGGGAGTTAttgaaaaaactgtttttcagtgCATAGAAAATTTGCATTTACCAGAGTCTACAGTCATAAAATGCATACCTGCATGGCATGTTTGACCTGTAAGAGCAGTTCTCAAGTTAATTTCACCTTTCTCAGATTCCAGACAGCGAGTTCTACAAGATGGCCAAACcccctctttgttttgttgtgttctgattttattttttcgaAATCCATAAATCAAACCAGAACCatgccaaacattttcttttttcttttttacgtTTTACGTAAACATCTGGACTCATCTTGCCAATCAACACATGGTGCACCCATATTAAACCTGCTCTTTTAAACCTGATTAACATTTGGTCATAAACTGCATGTGACAGTAACTGAACAGCATGCTTTTGAAACCTAACGTAATTTTGTGTAGAAGAACATTATGAACTGAATGGTTGCTATGTTAAGCATTTAAAGCAAACTAGGACAAGTTTAAGATTCCTTAAAGTTCTGctttaaaagcagcatttatcaacattagcatttagcatctCTATGGTAGAAGTTTTTGAAACGCAATTGTGGAAATCTTCctttaagttttttaaaatcttatcAGAGGACCAAGTTGATTAATGTGTTTTACTGACAACATGTTCAATTAATTCCAAGATATCTGACCAAACATTTCTCAGGTAGCTTGTTTCAGTATCCCAGCAAGCTGTAAGAACAAGATATTTTTTCgataggtgtgtgtgtactgctaACAACATGGCTTCTGCTGTTTTTTGGTTGATAGTGATAAAAGTCTGAATGTGACACTGCCAGGTTTTCTGATGCTGTGGAACTCACGGTATTCAGCAAAGTGTTCTGCAAGGcatgcctcctcctctctctgcttctttacACTTTTTCCTTTACAATCGGCTTGGCTGGCTGATTGTTTACCAGTTGATTGTTTCCTTATACCCTTTGAATTACTACATTTACATGCAGAACAATACTTGGATGcagctgtattttgttttttccaaattgggtatatatatttatgaaaaatatatttaaggATAAGTCAAATAATGGTGCTACAC contains:
- the LOC119013674 gene encoding phosphoribosyl pyrophosphate synthase-associated protein 1 isoform X1, encoding MNVPKSGYRVFSANSSAACTELAKKITERLGVELGKSVVFQESNRETRVDVKESVRGQTIFIIQTIPRDVNTAIMELLVMAYALKTSCAKNIIGVIPYFPYSKQCKMRKRGSIVSKLLASMLAKAGLTHIITMDLHQKEIQGFFSFPVDNLRASPFLIQYIQEEIPDYRNAIIVAKSPAAAKRAQSYAERLRLGLAVIHGEAQCSESDMADGRHSPPCVRNTTGHTGLELPSGKQQAPFPGIELPMMMAKEKPPITVVGDVGGRIAIIVDDIIDDVGDFVAAAEILKERGAYKIYIMATHGLLSADAPRLIEESAIDEVVVTNTVPHEVQKLQCPKIKTVDVSMILAEAIRRIHNGESMAYLFRNITVDD
- the LOC119013674 gene encoding phosphoribosyl pyrophosphate synthase-associated protein 1 isoform X2, which produces MNVPKSGYRVFSANSSAACTELAKKITERLGVELGKSVVFQESNRETRVDVKESVRGQTIFIIQTIPRDVNTAIMELLVMAYALKTSCAKNIIGVIPYFPYSKQCKMRKRGSIVSKLLASMLAKAGLTHIITMDLHQKEIQGFFSFPVDNLRASPFLIQYIQEEIPDYRNAIIVAKSPAAAKRAQSYAERLRLGLAVIHGEAQCSESDMADGRHSPPCVRNTTGHTGLELPLMMAKEKPPITVVGDVGGRIAIIVDDIIDDVGDFVAAAEILKERGAYKIYIMATHGLLSADAPRLIEESAIDEVVVTNTVPHEVQKLQCPKIKTVDVSMILAEAIRRIHNGESMAYLFRNITVDD